The following is a genomic window from Nymphaea colorata isolate Beijing-Zhang1983 chromosome 3, ASM883128v2, whole genome shotgun sequence.
ACCACATGCTTAAAAGAATTAATTAAGATGGCTGTATTCACTGTCTGCATTGAAATCTTACTGTTTActgtttttacttttatttgaGCCGAAGTCACCTCAGCAGTTAGTGCTCTGTGCTCTCCTGTTTTTCAGTTACCATTGTCCTGAATTATTTTGAAGACGGATCGCACCAAAAGGTTTTTAGACCACCACTACCCAGACAAGTCAATGTCAACAAGCGGCCATGGCAGAAGATTGACTTGAGACTAATACACAATTAACGTACGTAAGTTGTCGAGTTCATTGTTGCTGCGTTTTCTTTGGCACCCCATGGCTTGTCAACAGACCCCGTCCTAGTACAAGAGTGTCCCCTTTCTTcttcaagaggaagaaactttctctctctctccgagagaggaactctctctctctccccaccacTGTACTTTACCAGGGCGACTACAGGCAACGCGCGCATCATGATGATAATAAATTGGAGTATCAACTGTAAAGATCAGTAGGAGCACTTCAGTGGAGCAGATACATCTATTTAACGaggaaaaaataacagaaatacTTGATGCTCATGGTTCAGTTTGTCTCTGCTAATTCAGCAGGGAGATAGTTATTTTGAATGCACAAAAACAAGATTGGTAGACGGACCAAGAACAATATGTTTCCAAGTTGGATTCAGGTTGTTGATATCTTGAAGTTTATCGAACAGCAAAGAATTTCGGAGTAGAATCTCATGCATGTATCAAGATCAGATTCACTTATACTTGCTTAATCGCTCCTTAATTACATGGAATATGATAAAATTAAGGTCAATTACCTAATCAATCTGGCGAGATAAAGGGTCCGACTTGGATATGATGTAAAACGGGTCGAAATAGAGACTAAAGTGGCCACTCGATGTGATCATTTGCTTTAATGCAATTCATGGCTTCAAAGAAATTCACTTGGATTAGAATTAGCTTACATGCGTACCTACATATACGAATATTGCTTAAAGTGATTCTGTTTAACCAGCTTAATGGTAAGAATAGATTTGTCCAAGTTACAAAGGTGAACTGGTGAAAATTATGTCATGAACGGTAACGTGAATTATACTTAGACAAATAGTGGAGGCTCCATTAAGAAAAgtgccaaaaatttaaaaaacaacacTATGCACCCGTTTTTCCTCCAATGGATTTTGTGAAGGCTACGTCAAACTCCTTTGGGTCTAGTCGTGAACGTACGTCAGTTCCTCGTCGATTGATTTCGTCCGCTTTCCGATAGACGTATCTTCAAATTAGCAGCATGATGTGCGGTGTTGGTCAGGCACAGAAATTTAACGTCATGTTCTTGAGAACTGAGGAGATATGTGAACCATAGAGAGATCACTTTTACAAATCAATGAGCAATGGTGGAATAAACTAATTACCTTCAAAATGGTAGCACAAAAAGTTTCCTCTTCTTATCGTTCCCAAAGGTCAAGATTGGTGTGTGTGTGGAAGatatcagagagagagatagagatgacTTGGGAGGACGCCGTTGGACGCATATATAGCTTGACCTGGCCTTGCCCAGAAAAGCACTCCAACACCGAAGCTGTTGAAGCAACTCGATCCGATGACCAAGCAACAGAGGATGTGTACGATTATAGCTTGcctttattatatatttatatacatataattcgTAATCTTCAACAAAGAGTTGTTCATGACTAATTAATTCGAGACGCGGtcgaaaaaggaaggaagaagactCGGGTTCCTTCAAAACCTTTGAACAAGAAATATGCAGTCATTATCGATGGAAGTGCTAGGAAATTTTCCTGTAAAGCGATGCGATGCATATAAGTACACCACTACGCTTACACGTTGATCACCAAGCCCCATCATTCCTGTGATCAAATAATCATATTGTTGCCTGATCATACACCCATCATGCATCCTTCACCTCCTTTTGCTGCACTGCTTCTTCTGTGTGCAGCCCTTTGTTTCTCTGCCACCGAAGCTTTTGGCCATGGCCATGGAAGCCAATGGTGGGACGAGTTCCATGGCCTCGCCGGTTGCCAAAAAGGCCAAAACACCAGTGGGCTGGATGCCTTGAAGAGATACTTCCAGCATTTCGGTTACCTCCACGACCATGCCAACTGCTCGAATGAATTCGATGATGATCTGGAGGAAGCGATTCGTCTGTACCAACACAATTTCCATCTCAACGTCACCGGAGTCTTAGACACTCCGACCGTGCAGGAACTTATCAAGCCGAGATGTGGCGTCAAGGACCTCGTTAACGGCACCTCCCCTTCCGGCCGGTATGTGGCCAAGATCGGCCACTCTGTGGCTCACTTCAGCTTCTTCCAGAACAGTCCCCGATGGACTAAAAACACACTGTCGTATGCTTTCTCCACCGAGAACCAAGCATTTCAAAGGGCTCAGCTGCAAGCGGTCTTTAGCAGTGCATTTGCGAGGTGGTCGGCTGTCTCGTCCTTCAACTTTGTTGAGACGACGGACTTGCAGTCGGCGGATATAAAGATCAGATTTGCTCGAGGGAATCATGGGGATGGGGCGGCTAATGCATTTACCGGAAAACTGGGCACGCTAGCACATGCATTTGCGCCGGAGGTGGGGATGTGCCATTTTGATGCCGATGAGACTTGGGCTATCGATGCTGCCGGTTTGTCAACGATAAACTCCTTCGATCTCGAGTCCGTTGCCGTCCACGAGATCGGCCATCTGCTGGGTCTTGATCATTCTACTGTTCCAAACGCGATCATGTACCCAAAAATTCCACAACGAACAAGGAAAGTGAATCTCGACGCTGATGATATACAGGGGATACGGGCCCTGTATGCTCAAGGTCCATGAGACAGTTCGTCGTTGCCTTGAGAGTTAAAGATTGGAGAGCATGCATTGGGGAGGGCTGACCCTTGCTCATGAAATCATTGTTTACTACTCTTTCTATTTGTTTTAataagaatatttttttattattattattaagaaAGATCCATATTTGTTAATTTGGTGCTGAATAAGATCACATATGTTCATGAAATTGTACTTGACAATCTGTGTCTGTTTTTCCAACCAGATTTTCTATTTTCATGGGACAAGCTCTAGTGCATTGTGTTGGTTTCTTCGATGGTGCACTGTGAATAACAAATTAAGGTGATTATGTGGAATTACCTTGGGTGCAATGGGTGTGACTATGTCAATTTGTATGGACGTATTGTAGGTGCTTTGCACTATGCAAACTTGACATTAGTTAGTGCATTTGCCTACTCAATATTGGTCTCCAGTAAAAAAGATTTTGCGCTGTCTGAAGGGCACAACAGATCTTGGACTGAGACTTAACTCAGTTGTTCATGTTATGTAAGTGCCTATCTTGATTCTAGTTAGAATTTGTTGAGAATGCTACATCATAGAGAACCATAAGAGAAGCTACCACTGCTACATAACACACCGATGCCGAATACATGGTAGTTGTGGATCTAGGTCATTTCAGAAGCTACTTGGTGTGTCAACTGTAGATGGAATTAACTATTGAAGTGTGAACTCACGTTCAAAAAATATAGAACGATAATCTTTGGGACATGTATCAACTTCACGATCTTGCCTTTTACATTCAATCCAATACATAAAAATAGATTAACATTCGTAAGCAAGAGAAGGTCttgtaaagaaaaaatcaagttcaagttGCTTGGTTATGATCCACTAGCTATGTTTCGAACCTAGTTATATGCATAGGTTTGTACACAATTGCATTGTTCATGCTACGTACCCTTAAAAGCGGGTCAGAGGCTTAATGCAAATGAATCAGAGGTAtagttgtttttctcttaaagGTTGTGTACCGTGCACAGCATGCACGTAACCATCTCTAATTGCATTTAACGACGGTAACTCTTCCTAGCACTACAAAAAAGATGGATTTACCTGAAAAATCTCACATCCGTGACCCAGTGAGGTACTTTAAGCTTCACCCAACATGTTTCCATGAGGAAGCTTCAAAGTTCTTACCAATCTTTAGAGGCTGGAAAGCATATGTTGGGAAGCGTGGGCCTTCCTCACGAAATCTTTCTGTATACTATAACAAGGTTGTCTTCTCATTAATTTGGCCTTATGTAGGAGGAATTATTTACCGTTAAACTGTTACTTTTCAAGTACCTTTTGATGGAATGTGGAGTCTGATCCCCATTTAAGAGGCTTTCCTTGTTTTAGGCAGACCGAATTTCATAAGGACAGCCACTGGAATTGGCGGAAGCCTTTTTTGTGGTGCTAGTCAATCAAGAACATGGCTTTCAGAATGAGCAGCGCCATTTAGAAGAAGATAAGTTAATATAAGGTTCCGCAGGCTAATTCCTGGAACCGCATGTTTGAAAGCCTCCAATTTAAGATAATCTCAAATCACtctggatctcatatccaagatAAACAAATGCACCTCCTAAtgtttgaataattttttatgccCAAAAAAATCTGGACATTGGTGCAAAGGCTTGTTTAGGATAAAGATGCCTTTGATTTGACAGAAGACGTCGAGGACTGATTGAGAAAAAGATGGAACCATTGATCCGTTCAAAGGGGGCAGGAAGGATAAACATCTGGAAAGGAAAGCTGCTTTCACATGCTATCATTTGGATATTATATACAAAGAACTTGAGGAATTTGCAAGGTCATGTTTGAacgcaagaaaataaaaactttcgCACACAAAAGGATCAGTCAATCAGATGGCCGCGCTCCGAGTAGCGACTGGTCTCTCGCACAAGTCCAAGGAAAGAAGATTGTGGCGATGTCCAAAAGTGTTCCGTTTCCTACGGACAGACAAGAAACtttcaaataacttttcaagCACGAGCTTCGAGAATATTTTCATTCGGACCGGTGTCATCAGAATCGGTCTCAGGCGATTCACATCAAACCGGTAGCTAATCGATTTGATCGACAAGTTTTCCCTAATGTTTagtgttttttatatttttttgcaaatggcatttttaagtatttttttggCAGATTTAACTGGAATCGATGAGTCGGCCGATTCGTCCCTCTGATGGATCGGGTTCACGTATCGGATTTCTATAACACTAGAATGGATATGAAACGAAGAAAAGGTCCGTATGGTATGAGGGGCGCTGTTCCCCACGCGCTTTTGCGCAGTTATGAGCGTTGGGCCGTTTGAGTTTCTCCTCCATTGGACGGTAATGTGACCGTTACCTAATTTTGACGCTGCCAAGCAAGCACCTTTGATGAAATGTGTCACGAAATTTAGGGCCAATAATGAAATTTTGTCTTATCGGGCATTAATTAAAATGTGTCGTTCAATTTAAAGAAGTTTAGTGCCTATTATGGATTATTGTAGTGTAAAACCCCCGGTGCattgtttaaagaaaaaattaaagactCGTATTCGAAATTTAGAAATTATAGGTTCCTTTTCCATGTTATGAGTAAGAGTTTTTCCTCATAATGAAATTTTATCGTATAAAGGAATGGGAAAAGTCGAGGGGGGGTCACCATTTCATCATCATGGGGAGGATCAAGTCAGCATGTCCTCACACATTGAAAGCAGAAGCCGCCTtctttttgtaataaaaaaatggaacatGTGATTCCCACAATGGGAGCTCTACCGAACATTGTTCAGTTTTCTATTCAACGAAAAGTAGTTAGAGTTCTGGAAGCACGACATTCACCTAAACGcttttgaaataagaaaacgCCGCCATCTTTAGTTGACAAGTTCAGATCAAATGTTCTTCTACATAAGTGAACGGGACTGTAGATGGGATTCATTGGGGGATGATTACAGTGATTTGGCCCAGAATTTTCTTGGCAGAAAATACATACAAAGTTGTGAAAGTATGGAAAAGGAATATGATTATTTAAAGTTAAGAATGATCAAATAAGGACGTCAATCGATCGAACTAATTGAATCCAATGTGCTCTTTAATTGCCATAGTAGATTTATCTATTGCTCACATAGTTAGATTTGAAATATGAGTAAAGAAAAGTTTAGATTACATCTAAATCTGACTTTTGAATGAACAACCCAATCTGACCcatattatgatatgttaaaaactgactttcaaaataagatcatattagatgtatgttgtctatttgaaattgaatttgaatccatatccgaatgTGGTTAGATATTTGTtcaaattgaatccaaattcgattgAAATCCAATCCTCGGCTGGGTATCAGATTTCAGTCATATCCATTAGCATCTCTGTGAAAAGGTACACAACTGAGTTGGCTATCTGATCAAATGATTGAACCAAGCAACGTACAGGGGCTTGATACGCGGTCCACTTCAAGTCCCACTTAGTTCCAAGTTTGGCAATTGGATTTAGCTAGACACGTTTTGGATCTTATTAGAAGAAATCGAGCAGCTAACAAACCCTGAAACTTCATGGGGATCATCTGAGCCATCAATTCTAAGCATATCAATGATAGAGATTAAATCGAAAATATAAAAGTTCAACTGTTTTTCAAGATACAAAAATGAGTATATACACAGGGAAGGCCTGTAGATGACCTTAACAATTAGCACTAATGGTTGTTTATTAAGTGGCCCAATATTTGGTGATCCatatggaaaaaagaaaaaaaacttcttgTTCCTTTGACTTTGACGAGGGAAGCCCCGAGAAGTCATGAGGAGTAGTAGAACCTCACGTCTCTTGGCAGCCACCCTGAgagaaggaaggaaaggaaactTCCTCACCAACAAAAGCCTGCTTCtcacatttatatatacatttgtgCTTGAgccatgccaaacatttttcttCCCTGTATCTATCTCTCAAGGAGTCCCCAATGAGGACTTCTTCTTCAATCTCAGGTCTACTGCTGGTTCTTCTCTTGAGCTTCTCCGGCCGCACCTTTGTCTCCGGTGGCTTTGATTTCCCCTTTGAAGATGTCAACCAGGCATGGAGAGGCTTCCTCAATTTGTCCGGCTGCCACAAGGGAGAGAACGTCACGGGGCTCGACGCCGTAAAGAAGTATTTCCAGCAATTTGGTTACCTTACGAACGGCGATGACTCGGATGAGTTCGACGACGATCTCGAGAAAGCCCTCCAAATTTACCAGACTAATTTCGATTTGAACATCACCGGGTCATTGGACAATGAAACATTGCAGCAGCTGGTCAAGCCCAGGTGCGGCGTCGGAGACATTATCAACGGCACCTCTTCCATGAAATACGGCCGGAGACTTGCGGCCGTCGGCCACTCCGTCGCCCACTACTCCTTCTTCCCGGGCAGGCCCAGTTGGCCGCGGCAGGCGAGCCTGACGTACGCGTTCTCGCTGTCGAACCAGCCCTTCACCGCAGAGCAGCTCCGGCCGATCATCGTTCGATCATTTGCCAGGTGGGAGGCAGCCACGACGCTCAAGTTCTCGGAGGTTTCCGACTACTCGTCGGCCAACTTGCGGATCGCGTTCTTCCGAGGAGATCACGGCGATGGGGAGCCGTTCGATGGGCCGCTGGGGACGCTCGCTCACGCATTCTCCCCGGAGAATGGGCGCCTCCACTTCGACGCAGCCGAGAATTGGGTGATCGACGTCGCCGGCCTGTCGGCGGCGGGGACGGTCGATCTCGAGTCGGTGATGGTCCACGAGATCGGCCATCTGCTTGGTCTGGGTCATTCCTCGGTTAGGGAGTCCGTCATGTTCCCCACCCTGTTGACGGGGACGAAGAAGGTGGATTTGCATTCAGACGATGTCCAAG
Proteins encoded in this region:
- the LOC116251346 gene encoding metalloendoproteinase 5-MMP-like, whose protein sequence is MHPSPPFAALLLLCAALCFSATEAFGHGHGSQWWDEFHGLAGCQKGQNTSGLDALKRYFQHFGYLHDHANCSNEFDDDLEEAIRLYQHNFHLNVTGVLDTPTVQELIKPRCGVKDLVNGTSPSGRYVAKIGHSVAHFSFFQNSPRWTKNTLSYAFSTENQAFQRAQLQAVFSSAFARWSAVSSFNFVETTDLQSADIKIRFARGNHGDGAANAFTGKLGTLAHAFAPEVGMCHFDADETWAIDAAGLSTINSFDLESVAVHEIGHLLGLDHSTVPNAIMYPKIPQRTRKVNLDADDIQGIRALYAQGP
- the LOC116250819 gene encoding metalloendoproteinase 2-MMP-like, with amino-acid sequence MRTSSSISGLLLVLLLSFSGRTFVSGGFDFPFEDVNQAWRGFLNLSGCHKGENVTGLDAVKKYFQQFGYLTNGDDSDEFDDDLEKALQIYQTNFDLNITGSLDNETLQQLVKPRCGVGDIINGTSSMKYGRRLAAVGHSVAHYSFFPGRPSWPRQASLTYAFSLSNQPFTAEQLRPIIVRSFARWEAATTLKFSEVSDYSSANLRIAFFRGDHGDGEPFDGPLGTLAHAFSPENGRLHFDAAENWVIDVAGLSAAGTVDLESVMVHEIGHLLGLGHSSVRESVMFPTLLTGTKKVDLHSDDVQGIQLLYGGNPRGNVSTPSQQSERSSDASSLFWSPLLSCFTIILSIIFLSFPL